In Panicum virgatum strain AP13 chromosome 4N, P.virgatum_v5, whole genome shotgun sequence, a single window of DNA contains:
- the LOC120668846 gene encoding aspartyl protease family protein 1-like, with protein sequence MARSSSNRYRQDLFVAFAVAVAACLAVGEASFVGFDLHHRTSPVVRRWAEARGRHALAAEWPAKGSPEYYSELSRHDRALLAHRGLAGAGDELLTFADGNATIQYLGSLYYAAVALGTPNATFLVALDTGSDLFWVPCDCKQCAPLSNNATAELREYSPRLSSTSTPVTCENPLCDRPNACSAATNGSCPYGVRYVSANTSSSGVLVQDVLHLTREGPGPGAAAEPLQAPVVFGCGQVQTGAFLDGAGFDGLLGLGMDRVSVPSVLASRGLVASDSFSMCFGDDGVGRINFGDAGSRGQAETPFIPRSTHPTYNVSFTTINVGSESAPVEFAAVMDSGTSFTYLNDPEYTALATSFNSQIRERRVNFSSGSADRFPFEYCYRLSPDQREVELPVVSLTTAGGALFPVTNPIIGLSDSASRRAVGYCLAIVKNDITINIVGQNFMTGLKVVFDRERSVLGWQEFDCYKNARVADGPGGSPSPAPAPMATTLTPRQNDASNRFPGAAPLPRPPSAGARGGISLLLPLLLGAAALV encoded by the exons ATGGCTCGCTCGAGCTCCAACCGCTACCGCCAGGACCTGTTCGTCgccttcgccgtcgccgtcgcggcgtGTCTTGCCGTCGGGGAGGCGTCCTTCGTCGGCTTCGACCTCCACCACCGCACCTCCCCGGTGGTCCGGCGctgggcggaggcgcggggccGCCACGCCCTCGCCGCGGAGTGGCCAGCTAAAGGTTCGCCCGAGTACTACTCCGAGCTCTCCCGCCACGACCGCGCCCTCCTCGCCCaccgcggcctcgccggcgccggcgacgaactCCTGACCTTCGCGGATGGCAACGCAACCATCCAATACCTCGGATC CTTGTActacgcggcggtggcgctgggcACCCCGAACGCGACGTTCCTGGTGGCGCTGGACACCGGCAGCGACCTCTTCTGGGTGCCCTGCGACTGCAAGCAGTGCGCGCCGCTCTCCAACAacgccacggcggagctccgCGAGTACAGCCCGAGGCTGTCGTCGACGAGCACGCCGGTGACGTGCGAAAACCCGCTCTGCGACCGGCCCAAcgcctgcagcgccgccaccaacgGCAGCTGCCCGTACGGCGTCCGCTACGTGTCCGCCAACACCTCCTCCTCCGGGGTGCTCGTGCAGGACGTGCTCCACCTGACCCGGGAGGGCCcgggccccggcgccgccgcggagcccctgCAGGCCCCCGTCGTGTTCGGGTGCGGGCAGGTGCAGACGGGCGCGTTCCTGGACGGCGCCGGCTTCGACGGCCTGCTGGGCCTCGGCATGGACAGGGTGTCCGTGCCCAGCGTGCTCGCCAGCCGCGGCCTCGTCGCCTCCGACAGCTTCTCCATGTGCTTCGGCGACGACGGTGTCGGCCGGATCAACTTCGGCGACGCCGGCAGCCGCGGCCAGGCCGAGACGCCCTTCATCCCCAGGAGCACACA CCCGACGTACAACGTGAGCTTCACGACGATCAACGTCGGCAGCGAGTCGGCGCCGGTGGAGTTCGCCGCCGTCATGGACTCCGGCACGTCCTTCACGTACCTCAACGACCCGGAGTACACGGCGCTCGCCACCAGT TTCAACTCTCAGATTCGCGAGAGGAGGGTCAATTTCAGCAGCGGATCTGCAGACCGTTTCCCCTTCGAGTACTGCTACAGATTGAG CCCTGACCAGAGGGAGGTGGAGCTCCCGGTGGTGAGCCTGACGACGGCGGGGGGAGCACTGTTCCCGGTCACCAACCCGATCATCGGGTTGTCCGATAGCGCCAGCCGCCGTGCCGTCGGTTACTGCCTGGCCATCGTCAAGAACGACATCACCATCAACATCGTCGGCC AGAACTTCATGACCGGGCTCAAGGTGGTGTTCGACCGGGAGAGATCCGTCCTGGGCTGGCAGGAATTCGACT GTTACAAGAACGCCAGAGTGGCGGACGGACCGGGCGGGAGCCCCagccccgcgccggcgccgatggCGACGACGCTCACGCCGCGGCAGAACGACGCCAGCAACAGGTTCCCCGGCGCGGCGCCcttgccgcggccgccgtccgccggcgcgcgcggaggGATCTCCCTGCTGCTCCCTCTGCTGCTGGGCGCTGCCGCCCTTGTCTGA
- the LOC120668845 gene encoding probable protein phosphatase 2C 60 has product MLVTLMNLLRACWRPSSNRHARTGSDAAGRQDGLLWYKDTGQHVNGEFSMAVVQANNLLEDQCQIESGPLSFLDSGPYGTFVGVYDGHGGPETACYINDHLFQNLKRFASEQNSMSADVLKKAYEATEDGFFSVVTKQWPIKPQIAAVGSCCLVGVICGGVLYVANVGDSRVVLGRHVKATGEVLAVQLSAEHNVSIESVRKELQSMHPNDRHIVVLKHNVWRVKGLIQVCRSIGDAYLKKQEFNREPLYAKFRLREPFHKPILSSEPSISVQPLQPHDQFLIFASDGLWEHLTNQEAVDIVCSSPRSGCARKLIRAALQEAAKKREMRYSDLKKIDRGVRRHFHDDITVIVVFLDSSLVSRASTNRGPALSLRGGGASMRSNTLTPP; this is encoded by the exons ATGCTAGTGACATTGATGAACTTGTTGCGGGCGTGCTGGCGACCGTCATCGAACCGGCATGCCCGAACAGGCTCAGATGCGGCCGGTAGGCAGGATGGACTTCTATGGTACAAGGATACCGGGCAGCATGTCAATGGGGAATTCTCCATGGCTGTTGTCCAAGCCAATAACTTACTTGAGGACCAGTGTCAGATTGAGTCAGGTCCATTGAGCTTTCTAGATTCTGGACCATATGGCACTTTCGTTGGCGTTTACGATGGACATGGTGGTCCAGAGACGGCTTGCTACATCAATGATCATCTCTTCCAGAATCTGAAAA GGTTTGCATCTGAGCAGAATTCAATGTCTGCTGATGTCCTGAAGAAAGCATACGAAGCTACAGAAGATGGATTCTTCTCTGTTGTTACCAAACAGTGGCCTATAAAGCCTCAGATAGCGGCTGTGGGCTCATGCTGCCTTGTCGGTGTAATTTGTGGTGGCGTGCTTTATGTTGCCAACGTTGGGGATTCCCGTGTTGTTTTAGGAAGACATGTTAAGGCCACTGGAGAAGTTTTGGCTGTCCAACTGTCAGCAGAGCATAACGTAAGTATTGAGTCAGTGAGAAAGGAACTGCAGTCAATGCACCCGAATGATAGGCATATTGTTGTTCTCAAGCACAATGTTTGGCGTGTAAAAGGACTAATTCAG GTCTGCAGATCAATTGGTGATGCTTATCTGAAAAAGCAAGAGTTCAACAGGGAACCTCTATATGCGAAATTTCGCCTCCGTGAACCTTTTCACAAGCCTATACTAAGTTCGGAACCGTCAATCAGTGTGCAACCACTACAACCACACGATCAGTTTCTCATATTTGCATCTGATGGCCTTTGGGAGCACTTAACCAACCAAGAGGCTGTTGATATTGTTTGCAGTAGCCCTCGCAGC GGCTGTGCTAGGAAGTTGATAAGAGCAGCACTGCAAGAAGCAGCCAAGAAAAGAGAGATGAGGTACTCAGACCTCAAGAAGATTGATCGGGGTGTTCGCCGCCACTTCCACGACGACATAACAGTCATTGTAGTGTTCCTTGACTCCAGCCTCGTAAGTAGGGCAAGCACGAACCGAGGTCCCGCTCTTTCCCTGCGAGGCGGGGGTGCCAGCATGCGCAGCAACACGCTCACACCACCGTAA
- the LOC120670600 gene encoding putative laccase-9 codes for MVGRRAWLLSFAWQIEKVDVTKLCRQRSILTVNGQFPGPTIRARRGDVVVVNVRNHGDKNITIHWHGVDQPRNPWSDGPEYITQCPIQPGAAFAYRVILSQEEGTLWWHAHTGFDRATVHGAIVVLPKHGTAFPFVQSATAMEEMPPIILGEWWRNDDANQLLEDAVRTGRDVKPSDATTINGEPGDLFPCSKPGTVRVRVERGKTYLLRVINAGLTNDMFFAVAGHRLTVVATDARYAKPFPVDHLMVASGQTVDALLHAAGDGGRYYMAARAFASNTNVDFNNSTATSIVEYADAPPAARQGRPPVFPATLPAVDDAAAAEAYTARLRSLASEAHPIDVPARADERLLVTMAVNLLPCVAQNATCTGPRGGRLAASLNNVSFQNPPAADILGAYYRGRSGVYDADFPNGPPSLFNFTDPGIPAAGLVGPFTERGTRVKVLEHGAAVEVVFQDTAVLGTESHPMHLHGFSFYVVGRGLGNFDEARDPAGYNLVDPPRQNTVAVPKGGWAAIRFRATNPGVWFMHCHFDRHVVWGMDTVFIVKDGKAPQAKMMQPPPNMPKC; via the exons ATGGTGGGTAGGCGTGCGTGGTTACTGTCTTTTGCCTGGCAGATAGAGAAGGTTGACGTCACCAAGCTGTGCCGGCAGAGGAGCATCCTCACCGTGAACGGGCAGTTCCCGGGGCCGACCATCCGCGCGCGCAGGggcgacgtcgtcgtcgtcaacgTCCGCAACCATGGCGACAAGAACATCACCATCCACTG gcacggcgtggaCCAGCCGCGGAACCCGTGGTCCGACGGGCCGGAGTACATCACGCAGTGCCCCATCCAGCccggcgccgccttcgcctACCGCGTCATCCTTTCCCAGGAAGAGGGCACGCTCTGGTGGCACGCCCACACCGGCTTCGACCGCGCCACCGTCCACGGCGCCATCGTCGTCCTCCCCAAGCACGGCACCGCCTTCCCCTTCGTGCAATCTGCAACTGCAATGGAGGAGATGCCACCCATCATCCTCG GCGAGTGGTGGCGGAACGACGACGCGAACCAGCTCCTGGAGGACGCGGTGCGGACCGGCCGCGACGTCAAGCCTTCGGACGCCACCACAATCAACGGCGAGCCCGGCGACCTGTTCCCGTGCTCCAAGCCCGGCACCGTCAGGGTGCGCGTGGAGCGCGGCAAGACGTACCTGCTCCGGGTGATCAACGCCGGGCTCACCAACGACATGTTCTTCGCCGTCGCCGGGCACCGCCTCACCGTGGTCGCCACCGACGCCCGCTACGCCAAGCCCTTCCCCGTCGACCATCTCATGGTCGCGTCGGGCCAGACCGTCGACGcgctcctccacgccgccggtgACGGTGGCCGGTACTACATGGCCGCGCGGGCGTTCGCCTCCAACACCAACGTCGACTTCAACAACAGCACCGCCACGTCCATCGTGGAGTACGCggacgcgccgcccgccgcgcggcaGGGCAGGCCCCCGGTGTTCCCGGCCACCCTGCCGGCCGtcgacgacgccgccgcggccgaggcGTACACGGCGCGGCTCCGGTCCCTGGCCAGCGAGGCCCACCCGATCGACGTGCCGGCGCGCGCCGACGAGCGCCTGCTAGTGACGATGGCCGTGAACCTGCTCCCCTGTGTCGCGCAGAACGCGACGTGCACCGgcccccgcggcggccgcctcgcGGCGAGCCTCAACAACGTGAGCTTCCAGAACCCCCCCGCCGCCGACATCCTCGGCGCCTACTACCGCGGACGGAGCGGCGTGTACGACGCGGACTTCCCAAACGGGCCGCCGTCCCTCTTCAACTTCACCGACCCGGGGAtcccggcggcggggctcgtcgGGCCGTTCACGGAGCGGGGCACCAGGGTGAAGGTGCTGGagcacggcgccgccgtggaggtggTGTTCCAGGACACGGCGGTGCTGGGCACGGAGAGCCACCCCATGCACCTGCACGGGTTCAGCTTCTACGTGGTGGGGCGAGGGCTCGGCAACTTCGACGAGGCCAGGGATCCCGCCGGCTACAACCTGGTCGACCCGCCGCGGCAGAACACGGTGGCCGTGCCCAAAGGCGGCTGGGCGGCGATCCGCTTCCGCGCGACAAACCCTG GGGTGTGGTTCATGCATTGCCACTTTGATCGTCACGTCGTGTGGGGAATGGACACCGTGTTCATCGTCAAAGACGGCAAGGCCCCCCAAGCCAAGATGATGCAGCCTCCTCCCAACATGCCGAAGTGCTGA